In the genome of Solirubrobacterales bacterium, the window CGCGAACCTGCTCCCGAAGGGATTCCGCCCCGGAAAGGCGAAGAGCCGCCAGCAGCCCGAGGGCGATCGCCTCGCCGTGACGGTATCTCTCGTAGGAGGTGACCGACTCGATCGCGTGACCCACGGTGTGGCCCAGGTTGAGCTGGGCCCGCAGCCCGGTGTCACGCTCGTCGGCCGCCACGACCGCGCATTTATAGCGGGCGCAGGCGAA includes:
- a CDS encoding 3-dehydroquinate synthase, which encodes FACARYKCAVVAADERDTGLRAQLNLGHTVGHAIESVTSYERYRHGEAIALGLLAALRLSGAESLREQVREWNLRHGLPVELDPSIDPGSVVEAVQFDKKKTSRGVGFVLLNEPGKPMIDRPVEDAAILASVEELLP